A genomic segment from Garra rufa chromosome 5, GarRuf1.0, whole genome shotgun sequence encodes:
- the casp22 gene encoding caspase-22 isoform X1 codes for MADEVLKQLRNELIGGLSEAVISTLLDDLRGNVLGKEEIEVIEHKMKTRSDQARCLIDCVSRKGSKASELMLKSLKKRDEFLYDNLNIDSHLAIPETGVTCSSASTSHSTTDKQNNLNKVYKMDSNPCGLCVIVNNEDFGNPKKNRNGSQNDVVSLKDLFESLGFLVEVEIDKTADEMKALMTEYSQDKRHGDCFVCCVMSHGNENGVKGCDGQKCTLNDITTPFDGDNCPALIGKPKVFIIQACRGSEMQSKVVATDGAGPSRNQTSGKLSYSIAKDSDFLIALSTVEGYVSLRDPSSGSWFIQSLCKHLKEGSEQRQDILGILTNVNDDVSRREDFIINEKNDKVDAKMTPQPKFTLRKLLIFKAPKKKSR; via the exons ATGGCAG ATGAGGTCTTGAAACAACTTCGGAATGAACTGATTGGAGGTTTATCCGAGGCTGTGATCAGTACTTTGCTGGATGATCTTCGGGGCAACGTGCTAGGCAAGGAGGAGATTGAAGTAATAGAGCACAAGATGAAAACACGAAGCGATCAAGCTCGTTGTCTGATTGATTGTGTAAGTAGAAAGGGGAGCAAGGCAAGTGAACTTATGCTCAAATCCTTGAAGAAGAGAGACGAATTCCTTTATGACAACTTAAACATAGACAGCCATTTAGCAATTCCTGAAACAGGAGTGACCTGCAGTTCTGCATCAACGTCACACAGTACAACAG acaaacaaaacaatttg AATAAGGTGTACAAAATGGACAGTAATCCATGTGGACTGTGTGTAATTGTTAATAACGAGGATTTTGGAAACCCCAAAAAGAATCGGAACGGATCCCAAAACGATGTTG TTTCTCTGAAGGACTTGTTTGAATCTTTGGGCTTTCTGGTTGAAGTTGAGATAGACAAGACTGCAGATGAAATGAAAGCGCTTATGACTGAATACAGTCAGGATAAACGTCATGGAGACTGCTTTGTCTGTTGCGTGATGAGTCATGGAAATGAGAATGGTGTCAAGGGATGCGATGGGCAAAAATGTACCCTGAATGACATCACCACCCCATTTGATGGAGACAACTGCCCCGCTCTTATTGGCAAACCTAAAGTGTTCATTATTCAGGCATGCAGAGGGTCTGAGATGCAGAGTAAGGTGGTGGCTACAGATGGTGCTGGTCCCAGTCGTAACCAGACATCTGGAAAATTATCATACAGCATTGCCAAAGATTCTGATTTTCTGATTGCCCTGTCCACTGTGGAGGGATATGTGTCATTGCGTGATCCGTCCAGTGGATCGTGGTTCATACAGTCCCTTTGCAAGCATTTAAAAGAAGGAAGTGAACA ACGCCAGGACATCTTGGGGATCCTCACTAATGTAAATGACGATGTAAGCCGTCGTGAGGACTTTATTATAAATGAGAAAAATGATAAAGTAGATGCAAAGATGACCCCTCAGCCCAAGTTCACCCTGAGGAAGCTTCTTATTTTCAAAGCTCCAAAG AAGAAATCACGCTAA
- the nono gene encoding non-POU domain-containing octamer-binding protein isoform X1 translates to MQGNRGPRSDQQNHGPPRQQPNPQQDQQRKPSGADSNGQHTDAGEQSSPNAAFTIDLQNFKKPGEKTYTQRSRLFVGNLPTGTTEEDVEKLFSKYGKPSEIFINKERGFGFIRLETKTLADIAKAELDDAVFRGRQIRVRFATHGAALTVKNLPQFVSNELLEEAFSMFGPIERAIVIVDDRGRPTGKGIVEFANKPSARKALDRCGDGAFLLTAFPRPVTVEPMDQLDEDEGLPERLINKNALFHKEREQLPRFAQPGSFEYEYAMRWKALMEMEKQQFEQVDRNIKEAQEKLETEMEAARHEHQVMLMRQDLLRRQEELRRMEEAHSQEVQKRKQMELRQEEERRRREEELRAHSEDLMRRQQGQGGNFSEKRDPDMRMHMGGQGMAMNRNPMGGNTTTAGAASLASSEQGSAGNPGGLPLPFPRPGPPVDFGPNKRRRF, encoded by the exons ATGCAGGGAAACAGAGGACCCCGTTCAGACCAGCAGAATCACGGCCCACCCCGACAGCAGCCCAACCCCCAACAGGATCAGCAGAGGAAGCCTTCAGGAGCAGACAGCAATGGACAACACACTGATGCCGGGGAGCAGAGTAGCCCCA ATGCTGCTTTCACTATAGACCTACAGAACTTCAAGAAGCCAGGTGAGAAGACCTACACGCAGAGGAGCAGGCTGTTTGTGGGGAACCTGCCCACTGGAACCACAGAGGAGGATGTGGAGAAGCTCTTCTCCAAGTATGGAAAACCTTCTGAGATCTTCATCAACAAGGAAAGAGGCTTTGGCTTCATCAGGCTG GAAACAAAGACTCTTGCGGACATAGCAAAAGCAGAACTGGATGATGCCGTGTTCCGAGGTCGCCAGATCCGTGTGCGTTTTGCCACTCATGGCGCTGCGCTGACAGTCAAGAACCTGCCCCAGTTTGTGTCCAATGAGCTCCTGGAAGAGGCCTTCTCCATGTTTGGTCCAATCGAAAGGGCCATTGTCATCGTCGATGATCGTGGCAGGCCAACTGGGAAGGGCATTGTGGAGTTTGCCAACAAACCCTCTGCCAGGAAAGCTCTGGACCGTTGTGGAGATGGAGCCTTTCTTCTCACCGC TTTTCCCAGGCCTGTTACTGTTGAGCCAATGGATCAGCTTGACGAGGATGAGGGACTTCCTGAGAGACTTATTAACAAAAACGCACTATTTCACAA AGAGCGGGAGCAGCTACCCCGGTTTGCTCAGCCAGGCTCGTTTGAATACGAGTATGCTATGCGCTGGAAGGCCTTAATGGAAATGGAAAAGCAGCAGTTTGAACAGGTTGATCGAAACATCAAAGAGGCCCAAGAGAAGCTGGAGACTGAAATGGAAGCGGCACGACATGAGCACCAAGTCATGTTGATGAGACAAG ATCTCCTGCGCAGACAGGAAGAGTTGAGGAGAATGGAGGAGGCTCATAGCCAGGAGGTGCAGAAACGGAAACAGATGGAGCTGCGTCAGGAGGAGGAGCGGCGGAGGAGAGAGGAGGAGCTCCGTGCCCACTCCGAGGACCTGATGAGGAGACAGCAGGGCCAGGGAGGCAATTTCTCTGAGAAA AGGGATCCAGACATGAGGATGCATATGGGAG GTCAGGGAATGGCCATGAACAGGAACCCGATGGGTGGAAATACTACAACAGCAGGAGCTGCCAGCTTGGCTTCCAGTGAG caggggtcTGCTGGTAATCCAGGTGGTCTCCCTCTTCCCTTCCCTCGTCCTGGACCTCCTGTTGACTTTGGCCCCAACAAACGCCGCAGATTCTGA
- the aifm1 gene encoding apoptosis-inducing factor 1, mitochondrial isoform X1: MFKCKTVWDKLAPLARASSTLCLQNARKSVLRHGRKLEMVQKAQMSSGPAGGGGQNALYYVLVGATCLGGGVYAYRTVSGDKERYNERMMQIASRSKQGPLAAEAVAEVVTQSKEEPTLTEPPVEEPLVTEALVESTETEPIVEESVTEPIVEASIPEPIAETPVTEPVVEAPAVTQSEEPLAPVVESETEPTPVIIAEHVPEASSVSESAAVSEAAPAAEPVEPTAAHPDVPEHAPYLLIGGGTASFAAARSIRARDPGARVLIVTEESDLPYMRPPLSKELWFSDDPKATEILRFKQWNGKERSIYFQPPSFYVSPADLAKVENGGVAVLTGRKVVHMDVRGNKVKLSDGAEISYEKCLIATGGVPRNLQVIDRAGEEVMKRTTLFRKIEDFRSLEKISREVKSITIVGGGFLGSELACALGRRSTDIGLEVFQMFPEKGNMGKVLPEYLSNWTTEKVRREGVNVITDAVVKNVSYKNDKLEIKLKDGRLIKTDHIVAAVGLEPSVELAKSAGLEVDSDFGGYRVNAELQARSNIWVAGDAACFYDIKLGRRRVEHHDHAVVSGRLAGENMTGANKPYWHQSMFWSDLGPDVGYEAIGIVDSSLPTVGVFAKATAKDTPKAATEQSGTGIRSESETEAVAGTLKAETKATAPRIQQKEDYGKGVIFYLRDQVVVGIVLWNVFNRMPIARKIIKDGEHHADLNEVAKLFNIHED, encoded by the exons ATGTTTAAGTGCAAGACAGTATGGGATAAACTGGCTCCGCTGGCCCGGGCCTCATCCACTCTGTGTCTGCAGAATGCGAGGAAATCAG TGCTGAGACATGGGAGAAAGCTGGAGATGGTTCAGAAGGCCCAGATGTCATCAGGGCCAGCAGGAGGGGGTGGTCAAAACGCTCTGTATTATGTCCTGGTTGGAGCAACATGTCTAGGGGGTGGAGTTTAT GCGTACCGCACCGTCTCAGGGGACAAGGAAAGATATAATGAACGTATGATGCAAATTGCCAGTAGGTCAAAACAAGGACCACTAGCAGCTGAGGCTGTAG CTGAAGTTGTGACACAATCAAAAGAAG AACCTACTCTAACAGAACCTCCTGTTGAAGAGCCTCTGGTAACTGAAGCACTTGTGGAGTCCACTGAAACTGAACCTATTGTAGAAGAATCTGTAACAGAACCAATCGTAGAAGCTTCTATTCCGGAACCCATTGCGGAAACCCCAGTAACAGAGCCTGTTGTTGAAGCTCCGGCAGTTACACAGAGTGAAGAGCCCTTAGCTCCTGTAGTTGAGAGTG AAACAGAGCCTACACCTGTAATCATCGCTGAGCATGTTCCAGAGGCTTCATCTGTTTCTGAGAGTG CTGCAGTTTCTGAGGCAGCTCCTGCTGCTGAGCCTGTTGAACCCACTGCTGCTCACCCAGACGTGCCTGAACATGCTCCCTATCTGCTGATTGGTGGAGGCACGGCTTCATTCGCTGCAGCCAGGTCCATTCGGGCACGTGACCCTGGTGCCAGG GTGTTGATTGTAACAGAGGAGTCTGACCTGCCCTACATGAGACCTCCTCTCTCTAAAGAACTCTGGTTCTCTGATGACCCCAAGGCCACCGAAATACTACGCTTCAAACAGTGGAATGGAAAAGAGAGGAG TATTTACTTCCAGCCTCCATCGTTCTACGTCAGTCCCGCTGATCTTGCTAAAGTGGAGAATGGGGGTGTTGCTGTGCTCACGGGCCGTAAG GTGGTACACATGGATGTCAGaggaaataaagtcaaactgaGTGATGGTGCAGAGATCTCATATGAAAAGTGTCTGATTGCCACGG gTGGGGTGCCTAGAAACCTGCAAGTGATTGACAGAGCAGGAGAGGAGGTGATGAAGAGGACAACCCTCTTTAGAAAA ATTGAAGATTTTAGATCTCTAGAGAAGATCTCCAGAGAGGTTAAGTCCATTACCATCGTTGGCGGAGGTTTTCTCGGTAGCGAGCTAGCATGTGCCTTGGGTCGCAGAT CCACTGACATTGGTTTAGAGGTGTTCCAGATGTTCCCAGAGAAGGGTAACATGGGAAAAGTACTGCCTGAATACTTGAGTAACTGGACCACTGAGAAAGTCCGTAGAG AGGGTGTGAACGTCATCACGGATGCTGTAGTGAAAAACGTGAGCTACAAAAATGACAAATTGGAGATCAAACTGAAAGATGGACGACTG ATTAAGACAGACCACATTGTGGCAGCAGTTGGTTTGGAGCCTAGTGTGGAACTTGCCAAATCTGCCGGGCTGGAGGTGGACTCTGATTTTGGAGGGTACCGGGTTAATGCTGAGCTCCAGGCTCGCTCTAACATCTGGGTG GCAGGAGATGCTGCATGTTTCTATGACATCAAGCTGGGCCGTCGGCGCGTAGAGCATCACGATCACGCAGTGGTCAGTGGAAGACTGGCTGGAGAGAACATGACTGGAGCCAACAAACCCTATTGGCATCAGTCAATGTTCTG GAGTGATCTAGGTCCAGATGTAGGATACGAAGCTATTGGTATAGTGGACAGCAGCCTGCCCACCGTGGGAGTGTTTGCTAAAGCCACAGCCAAGGACACACCAAAGGCTGCAACCGAACAATCAG GCACCGGAATCCGTTCCGAAAGTGAGACCGAGGCAGTTGCCGGGACTTTGAAGGCAGAAACAAAGGCCACTGCACCTCGTATCCAGCAGAAGGAGGATTATGGAAAGGGAGTGATATTCTACCTGAGAGACCAAGTGGTGGTCGGTATTGTATTGTGGAATGTCTTCAACAGAATGCCCATTGCGAGGAAG ATAATCAAAGATGGAGAACATCATGCAGATCTGAATGAGGTGGCCAAGCTTTTCAACATCCATGAAGACTGA
- the tnfsf10l4 gene encoding tumor necrosis factor (ligand) superfamily, member 10 like 4 has product MTSNLQVSPSYSQLDENPSENKYAKGQYIFFLILTLILSTETFITAFLLYDFSEDIHRTRETGKDGGYPIHCLSTDLTQPTNQAGIASCDLFIQELKQTAQQRLLLDIQNDVLGTLGEHNVTEIFKPAVHVGAKKELKQYQRLLKNDGIPALDRVQWDNFNGQFSQEGLMRLSPDGEIAVPQDGIYFVFSQVNFEAQFGQNMHFSQYLYKTTASYPQPVMLAKSIVTPCMSVNSSVQLYSSHQGALFRLETGDRLSLYVLNINSVRFLQEATYFGAFMIY; this is encoded by the exons ATGACATCAAACCTACAAGTCAGCCCCAGTTATAGCCAGCTGGACGAAAACCCATCTGAAAACAAATATGCAAAGGGCCAGTACATATTCTTCTTGATTCTGACTTTAATATTAAGCACGGAGACGTTTATCACTGCGTTTCTTCTATATGACTTCTCCGAGGATATTCACAGA acTCGTGAAACGGGCAAAGATGGAGGGTATCCAATTCACTGTCTCTCCACAGATCTTACTCAACCGACAAATCAAGCAGGTATCGCAAGCTGTGACTTGTTCATTCAAGAACTGAAACAAACCGCACAGCAG AGACTGTTGCTGGACATACAGAATGATGTACTGGGAACATTAGGag AACATAATGTCACAGAGATTTTCAAACCAGCTGTGCACGTTGGGGCAAAAAAGGAGCTTAAACAATATCAAAGACTGCTGAAAAATG ACGGGATTCCTGCATTGGATCGTGTTCAGTGGGACAACTTCAACGGCCAGTTCAGTCAGGAAGGGTTAATGCGCCTGAGCCCCGATGGAGAAATAGCCGTGCCACAAGACGGAATTTACTTTGTTTTCTCTCAGGTTAATTTTGAAGCACAGTTCGGACAGAATATGCACTTTTCGCAGTATTTATACAAGACGACAGCATCCTATCCACAGCCAGTGATGCTTGCAAAATCTATAGTGACACCCTGCATGAGCGTAAACTCTAGTGTACAGCTTTATTCCAGCCATCAGGGGGCGCTGTTCCGCTTAGAAACGGGCGACAGGCTTTCCTTGTACGTGCTAAATATAAACTCAGTGCGCTTCCTCCAAGAAGCCACTTACTTCGGGGCATTCATGATATACTGA
- the casp22 gene encoding caspase-22 isoform X2, with protein sequence MADEVLKQLRNELIGGLSEAVISTLLDDLRGNVLGKEEIEVIEHKMKTRSDQARCLIDCNKVYKMDSNPCGLCVIVNNEDFGNPKKNRNGSQNDVVSLKDLFESLGFLVEVEIDKTADEMKALMTEYSQDKRHGDCFVCCVMSHGNENGVKGCDGQKCTLNDITTPFDGDNCPALIGKPKVFIIQACRGSEMQSKVVATDGAGPSRNQTSGKLSYSIAKDSDFLIALSTVEGYVSLRDPSSGSWFIQSLCKHLKEGSEQRQDILGILTNVNDDVSRREDFIINEKNDKVDAKMTPQPKFTLRKLLIFKAPKKKSR encoded by the exons ATGGCAG ATGAGGTCTTGAAACAACTTCGGAATGAACTGATTGGAGGTTTATCCGAGGCTGTGATCAGTACTTTGCTGGATGATCTTCGGGGCAACGTGCTAGGCAAGGAGGAGATTGAAGTAATAGAGCACAAGATGAAAACACGAAGCGATCAAGCTCGTTGTCTGATTGATTGT AATAAGGTGTACAAAATGGACAGTAATCCATGTGGACTGTGTGTAATTGTTAATAACGAGGATTTTGGAAACCCCAAAAAGAATCGGAACGGATCCCAAAACGATGTTG TTTCTCTGAAGGACTTGTTTGAATCTTTGGGCTTTCTGGTTGAAGTTGAGATAGACAAGACTGCAGATGAAATGAAAGCGCTTATGACTGAATACAGTCAGGATAAACGTCATGGAGACTGCTTTGTCTGTTGCGTGATGAGTCATGGAAATGAGAATGGTGTCAAGGGATGCGATGGGCAAAAATGTACCCTGAATGACATCACCACCCCATTTGATGGAGACAACTGCCCCGCTCTTATTGGCAAACCTAAAGTGTTCATTATTCAGGCATGCAGAGGGTCTGAGATGCAGAGTAAGGTGGTGGCTACAGATGGTGCTGGTCCCAGTCGTAACCAGACATCTGGAAAATTATCATACAGCATTGCCAAAGATTCTGATTTTCTGATTGCCCTGTCCACTGTGGAGGGATATGTGTCATTGCGTGATCCGTCCAGTGGATCGTGGTTCATACAGTCCCTTTGCAAGCATTTAAAAGAAGGAAGTGAACA ACGCCAGGACATCTTGGGGATCCTCACTAATGTAAATGACGATGTAAGCCGTCGTGAGGACTTTATTATAAATGAGAAAAATGATAAAGTAGATGCAAAGATGACCCCTCAGCCCAAGTTCACCCTGAGGAAGCTTCTTATTTTCAAAGCTCCAAAG AAGAAATCACGCTAA
- the aifm1 gene encoding apoptosis-inducing factor 1, mitochondrial isoform X2 produces MFKCKTVWDKLAPLARASSTLCLQNARKSVLRHGRKLEMVQKAQMSSGPAGGGGQNALYYVLVGATCLGGGVYAYRTVSGDKERYNERMMQIASRSKQGPLAAEAVAEVVTQSKEAAVSEAAPAAEPVEPTAAHPDVPEHAPYLLIGGGTASFAAARSIRARDPGARVLIVTEESDLPYMRPPLSKELWFSDDPKATEILRFKQWNGKERSIYFQPPSFYVSPADLAKVENGGVAVLTGRKVVHMDVRGNKVKLSDGAEISYEKCLIATGGVPRNLQVIDRAGEEVMKRTTLFRKIEDFRSLEKISREVKSITIVGGGFLGSELACALGRRSTDIGLEVFQMFPEKGNMGKVLPEYLSNWTTEKVRREGVNVITDAVVKNVSYKNDKLEIKLKDGRLIKTDHIVAAVGLEPSVELAKSAGLEVDSDFGGYRVNAELQARSNIWVAGDAACFYDIKLGRRRVEHHDHAVVSGRLAGENMTGANKPYWHQSMFWSDLGPDVGYEAIGIVDSSLPTVGVFAKATAKDTPKAATEQSGTGIRSESETEAVAGTLKAETKATAPRIQQKEDYGKGVIFYLRDQVVVGIVLWNVFNRMPIARKIIKDGEHHADLNEVAKLFNIHED; encoded by the exons ATGTTTAAGTGCAAGACAGTATGGGATAAACTGGCTCCGCTGGCCCGGGCCTCATCCACTCTGTGTCTGCAGAATGCGAGGAAATCAG TGCTGAGACATGGGAGAAAGCTGGAGATGGTTCAGAAGGCCCAGATGTCATCAGGGCCAGCAGGAGGGGGTGGTCAAAACGCTCTGTATTATGTCCTGGTTGGAGCAACATGTCTAGGGGGTGGAGTTTAT GCGTACCGCACCGTCTCAGGGGACAAGGAAAGATATAATGAACGTATGATGCAAATTGCCAGTAGGTCAAAACAAGGACCACTAGCAGCTGAGGCTGTAG CTGAAGTTGTGACACAATCAAAAGAAG CTGCAGTTTCTGAGGCAGCTCCTGCTGCTGAGCCTGTTGAACCCACTGCTGCTCACCCAGACGTGCCTGAACATGCTCCCTATCTGCTGATTGGTGGAGGCACGGCTTCATTCGCTGCAGCCAGGTCCATTCGGGCACGTGACCCTGGTGCCAGG GTGTTGATTGTAACAGAGGAGTCTGACCTGCCCTACATGAGACCTCCTCTCTCTAAAGAACTCTGGTTCTCTGATGACCCCAAGGCCACCGAAATACTACGCTTCAAACAGTGGAATGGAAAAGAGAGGAG TATTTACTTCCAGCCTCCATCGTTCTACGTCAGTCCCGCTGATCTTGCTAAAGTGGAGAATGGGGGTGTTGCTGTGCTCACGGGCCGTAAG GTGGTACACATGGATGTCAGaggaaataaagtcaaactgaGTGATGGTGCAGAGATCTCATATGAAAAGTGTCTGATTGCCACGG gTGGGGTGCCTAGAAACCTGCAAGTGATTGACAGAGCAGGAGAGGAGGTGATGAAGAGGACAACCCTCTTTAGAAAA ATTGAAGATTTTAGATCTCTAGAGAAGATCTCCAGAGAGGTTAAGTCCATTACCATCGTTGGCGGAGGTTTTCTCGGTAGCGAGCTAGCATGTGCCTTGGGTCGCAGAT CCACTGACATTGGTTTAGAGGTGTTCCAGATGTTCCCAGAGAAGGGTAACATGGGAAAAGTACTGCCTGAATACTTGAGTAACTGGACCACTGAGAAAGTCCGTAGAG AGGGTGTGAACGTCATCACGGATGCTGTAGTGAAAAACGTGAGCTACAAAAATGACAAATTGGAGATCAAACTGAAAGATGGACGACTG ATTAAGACAGACCACATTGTGGCAGCAGTTGGTTTGGAGCCTAGTGTGGAACTTGCCAAATCTGCCGGGCTGGAGGTGGACTCTGATTTTGGAGGGTACCGGGTTAATGCTGAGCTCCAGGCTCGCTCTAACATCTGGGTG GCAGGAGATGCTGCATGTTTCTATGACATCAAGCTGGGCCGTCGGCGCGTAGAGCATCACGATCACGCAGTGGTCAGTGGAAGACTGGCTGGAGAGAACATGACTGGAGCCAACAAACCCTATTGGCATCAGTCAATGTTCTG GAGTGATCTAGGTCCAGATGTAGGATACGAAGCTATTGGTATAGTGGACAGCAGCCTGCCCACCGTGGGAGTGTTTGCTAAAGCCACAGCCAAGGACACACCAAAGGCTGCAACCGAACAATCAG GCACCGGAATCCGTTCCGAAAGTGAGACCGAGGCAGTTGCCGGGACTTTGAAGGCAGAAACAAAGGCCACTGCACCTCGTATCCAGCAGAAGGAGGATTATGGAAAGGGAGTGATATTCTACCTGAGAGACCAAGTGGTGGTCGGTATTGTATTGTGGAATGTCTTCAACAGAATGCCCATTGCGAGGAAG ATAATCAAAGATGGAGAACATCATGCAGATCTGAATGAGGTGGCCAAGCTTTTCAACATCCATGAAGACTGA
- the nono gene encoding non-POU domain-containing octamer-binding protein isoform X2, whose product MQGNRGPRSDQQNHGPPRQQPNPQQDQQRKPSGADSNGQHTDAGEQSSPNAAFTIDLQNFKKPGEKTYTQRSRLFVGNLPTGTTEEDVEKLFSKYGKPSEIFINKERGFGFIRLETKTLADIAKAELDDAVFRGRQIRVRFATHGAALTVKNLPQFVSNELLEEAFSMFGPIERAIVIVDDRGRPTGKGIVEFANKPSARKALDRCGDGAFLLTAFPRPVTVEPMDQLDEDEGLPERLINKNALFHKEREQLPRFAQPGSFEYEYAMRWKALMEMEKQQFEQVDRNIKEAQEKLETEMEAARHEHQVMLMRQDLLRRQEELRRMEEAHSQEVQKRKQMELRQEEERRRREEELRAHSEDLMRRQQGQGGNFSEKRDPDMRMHMGGQGMAMNRNPMGGNTTTAGAASLASSEGSAGNPGGLPLPFPRPGPPVDFGPNKRRRF is encoded by the exons ATGCAGGGAAACAGAGGACCCCGTTCAGACCAGCAGAATCACGGCCCACCCCGACAGCAGCCCAACCCCCAACAGGATCAGCAGAGGAAGCCTTCAGGAGCAGACAGCAATGGACAACACACTGATGCCGGGGAGCAGAGTAGCCCCA ATGCTGCTTTCACTATAGACCTACAGAACTTCAAGAAGCCAGGTGAGAAGACCTACACGCAGAGGAGCAGGCTGTTTGTGGGGAACCTGCCCACTGGAACCACAGAGGAGGATGTGGAGAAGCTCTTCTCCAAGTATGGAAAACCTTCTGAGATCTTCATCAACAAGGAAAGAGGCTTTGGCTTCATCAGGCTG GAAACAAAGACTCTTGCGGACATAGCAAAAGCAGAACTGGATGATGCCGTGTTCCGAGGTCGCCAGATCCGTGTGCGTTTTGCCACTCATGGCGCTGCGCTGACAGTCAAGAACCTGCCCCAGTTTGTGTCCAATGAGCTCCTGGAAGAGGCCTTCTCCATGTTTGGTCCAATCGAAAGGGCCATTGTCATCGTCGATGATCGTGGCAGGCCAACTGGGAAGGGCATTGTGGAGTTTGCCAACAAACCCTCTGCCAGGAAAGCTCTGGACCGTTGTGGAGATGGAGCCTTTCTTCTCACCGC TTTTCCCAGGCCTGTTACTGTTGAGCCAATGGATCAGCTTGACGAGGATGAGGGACTTCCTGAGAGACTTATTAACAAAAACGCACTATTTCACAA AGAGCGGGAGCAGCTACCCCGGTTTGCTCAGCCAGGCTCGTTTGAATACGAGTATGCTATGCGCTGGAAGGCCTTAATGGAAATGGAAAAGCAGCAGTTTGAACAGGTTGATCGAAACATCAAAGAGGCCCAAGAGAAGCTGGAGACTGAAATGGAAGCGGCACGACATGAGCACCAAGTCATGTTGATGAGACAAG ATCTCCTGCGCAGACAGGAAGAGTTGAGGAGAATGGAGGAGGCTCATAGCCAGGAGGTGCAGAAACGGAAACAGATGGAGCTGCGTCAGGAGGAGGAGCGGCGGAGGAGAGAGGAGGAGCTCCGTGCCCACTCCGAGGACCTGATGAGGAGACAGCAGGGCCAGGGAGGCAATTTCTCTGAGAAA AGGGATCCAGACATGAGGATGCATATGGGAG GTCAGGGAATGGCCATGAACAGGAACCCGATGGGTGGAAATACTACAACAGCAGGAGCTGCCAGCTTGGCTTCCAGTGAG gggtcTGCTGGTAATCCAGGTGGTCTCCCTCTTCCCTTCCCTCGTCCTGGACCTCCTGTTGACTTTGGCCCCAACAAACGCCGCAGATTCTGA